In Brachyspira pilosicoli, the genomic window GAGTTTATGTTTGGAGATAGTGATGCTCTTATAAGAATAGATATGAGTGAGTTTATGGAGAAGTTTGCAGTAAGCAGACTTATTGGAGCTCCTCCGGGATATGTTGGCTATGAAGAGGGAGGCGGACTTACAGAAAAGGTTAGAAGAAAACCTTATTCTTTAATACTTTTTGATGAAATAGAAAAAGCCCATCCAGACATCACAAACATACTTTTACAGGTGCTTGAAGAGGGTCAGCTTACGGACAACTTCGGAAGAAAGGTTGATTTCTCTAATACTATAATTATTATAACAAGCAACTTGGGGGCAAGAGATATTGTTAAAGGAACTTCTTTAGGATTCAATGCTATTGGAAGTGAAAAAGATATTAATGACATGAAAAACTTTGCTATGGAAGAATTAAAGCAGAATTTCAATCCTGAGTTCTTAAATAGAATAGATGATATTATAGTATTCCATACACTTACAAAAGAAGATTTAAAAGATATTATAGAGATTATGCTTAGAGAGTTGAATGAAGCTATAAAAGATAGAAATATTTTTATAAGTTTAACTGATGAGGCAAAAAATTATATAATAGATAAAGGTTTTGATAAGAAGTATGGTGCAAGAAGTTTAAGACGTGCTATACAAAAAGAAGTTGAAGATTATATTAGTACAGAGATACTTTTCGGGCATATTGAAGAGGGCGATAATATTAATGTTGATTCCAATGGAGAATCATTGATATTTAATATTGAAAAAGTAAAGAACTATACAGAGGATACGGTAGAAGAGCTGTCTAAGAGTTGATTGTTAAGAGCTCCAAATATTAATTTATTTGGGGCTTTTTTATGGGATATTAATTATACTTAGATAAATAATTTTTGTTTATTTTTATATTTTGTATATGTTTAGAAAAAAGCAAAAGTTTTGATTATATGTAATTTAACTTCTTTTTTAAAATGCAGTTTTTTTGCTTCTTTTATATCAATAAAAGAAGTAGGGGTGTGTACCCTAAGGGCACGCTTCGCAGGGGGCAAAGCCACCACAAATAAAAAACAAATCTAATATATTTTTTAATTATCAAACTAAAATAATTGTATGAGGTATATATGATTGATAAAAAAATTGATGTGTTTGAGAACTATCCTGTTTATAAGGCATTAATTACATTAGCACTTCCCACAATACTCGGAATGCTTGTGAATGTGTTTTATAATATGGTTGATACATTTTTTGTAGGCAAAACAAATGACCCTAATCAGGTTGCTGCTGTTTCTTTAACTATGCCTATATATTTGGTTCTTATGTCTTTTGGCTCTATATATGGTATAGGGGGAGCTTCATATATATCCAGATGTTTGGGTTCTAAGAATTATGATAAAGCGAAGAAGGTTTCATCTTTTGTATTTTATGCGAGTGTTGCTACTGGTTTAGTATGTATGATAATATTTTTTGTGTTTTTAGAAAATATATTAAAATTATCTGGAGCTAGTTCTAACACTTATGTTTTTGCTAAGGATTATTTGCTTATAGTTGCCATTGGGGCTGTATTTGTGGTTTGTCAAATGTCTATGGGGCAGGTTGTGCGTTCTGAGGGTGCTTCTAAGGAAGCTATGTTTGGAATGATGCTTGGAACGGTGATAAATATTATACTTGACCCTATAATGATACTTTATATGAATATGGGGGTTGCGGGTGCTGCTTTGGCTACTATAATAGGAAATGCTTGTTCTTTTTTCTATTATACTTTTTACATACTCAAAAAAAGCACTTTTCTATCTATAAAGATAAAAGATTTTTTAATTAGCAGCGATATATTAAGCAATGTATTTTCTATTGGTTTTCCTGTGTTTATGAACAATGTTCTCATAAGTGTGGCGAATATTTTGATTAACAATTTTGCTTCGAGGTATAATGACAACGTGGTTGCTGGGCTTGGAGTTTCTCAAAGAATATTTACGCTTGTGTTGTTGGTGTTTATAGGTTTAGGGCAGGGGGTACAGCCTTTTATAGGATATAATTTTGCTTCAAAAAATTATAAGAGAATGAATGCTTCTATAAAACTTTCTTGTTTGTTTAGTTTTATTTCTGGTGTTTTATTTTTAGTTATTGCTTTTATATTTTCTAAAGAGTTAATTAGAATTTTTATAGATAATGATGAGGTTATAGAATATGGTTCTAAGTTTTTAATAGCGGCTTATTCGGTAGCTCCTATTATAGGTTTTCAATTTGTATTTATGTCTACATTTCAGGCATTAGGAAAAGCTTTGCCGTCTTTAGTGCTTTCTATATGCAGGCAAGGGTTAGCATTTGTTCCTGCTATATACATAGGTACTAAATTTTTTGGTATAAACGGCATAATATGGTCGCAGCCTATAGCGGATATTGCTTCTATACTTTTATCAGCTATAATGTATATTTACATATATAGAAAGGTTAAAAGAAACTCGACAGGTGCTATATAATTGTTTTTTATATAAATTTTTATATATAATCGAAAAAATAAATTTGACAAAGTATATAATATTTTATATCCTAATATATAGAGGTATATAAAAAATGGATAATCTTAATCAATTAATAGATCATACTATATTAAAAGCAGATGCTACTATAGATGATATAAGAAAATTATGTATAGAAGCTAAGGAGCATAATTTTTATTCTGTATGTGTTAATTCAGCTTATGTTAATGTTGCATATAATTTTGTTTTGCATTCAAATGTTAAAGTTTGCTCGGTTGTTGGTTTCCCGCTTGGGGCTATGATTAAAGAGGCTAAGGCTTATGAGGCTAAGTTTGCCATTGACAGCGGTGCTGATGAAATAGATATGGTTGCCAATATTGGTTTTTTAAAAAGCAAAAAAATAGATTTGTTTGAAAGAGACATTAAAAAAGTAAGAGATGCTTGCCATGCTGCTGTACTTAAAGTTATTATAGAAACTTGTCTTTTAACTGATGAAGAGAAAGTTTTAGCTTGCAAGATAGCTAAAGAGTTTGGGGCTGATTTTGTTAAGACTTCTACTGGATTTTCTACAGGAGGAGCTACAGAGCATGATATTGAAATTATGAGAAAGGCTGTTGGAGATGATATAGGGGTTAAAGCTTCTGGCGGCATAAAAACTTATGAAGATGCTATAAAGATGATAAATGCAGGAGCTAATAGAATAGGTACTAGCAATGGCGTTACTATAATGAAATCTTTAAAATAATTTTCAATATTTTTAATAAAATAAAAAATCAAGGATAATTATAAATGGAATATAGAGAGCCTAAAGCATTCTATGATGAGGAAGCCTTTAATAAGGGCTTATTGCAGTATCATATAAAATTAAAAAAAGGTGATGTTGCAAGATATGTTTTACTTCCTGGCGACCCTAAAAGAGTGGAGTATATATCAAGCTTTTTAGATGATGTAGAGTTTAAAGCCGACTATAGAGAATATGTTACAGTTACTGGCAAATATAAAAATGTTCCTGTAAGTGTAACTTCAACAGGCATAGGAGGACCTTCTGCTTCTATAGCTATGGAAGAGCTTATAAGGGTTGGAGCGGATACTTTTATACGTGTTGGTACAGGAGGCGGTCTTAGTTTAAAAGTGAAGCCCGGAGATTTAGCTATTGCTCAGGCTGCTATAAAAGACGAGGGTACTTCTTTAGAATATATACCTTTTGAATATCCTGCTATTGCTAATACAGATATAGTATTTGCTTTAAGAGATGCGGCAAAATTACAAAATTATAATTATCATATAGGTGTTGTTCATAGCAAAGATTGTTTTTATGGTGAATTAGAACCAGAGAATTCTTTTTTTAGAGAGAGATTTGAAAATAATCTTAAATATTATACATTATGTGGGGCTATAGTTTCAGAGATGGAATGTGCGGCTCTTTTTTCTTGTGCGGCTATTAGAAATGTGCGAGCTGGAGGAGTTATGCATGTTGTAGAAAATACTATGATGGATAGAATGGGTACGCATTTAAATTATTCTTCAAATATAGATAATATGATTTTAACTGCATTAGAGTCTATAGTATTATTAGAAAAGAGAGGGTAATATATTTTATGTCTAATACAAAAAATGCTTTACCGAAACCTTTTTTTAGAGAAGATGAGAATTTGGTTCATCATTTAAAACTAAAAAAGGGCGATGTTGGAAGGTATGTTATAATGCCTGGAGACCCTAAAAGATGCGTAAAGATAGCAAAAAGGTTTGATGATGCTAAGTTAGTAGCAGATTTTAGGGAATATGTTACTTATACAGGTTATATAAATGGTGTTAAAGTTTCTACTACATCTCATGGTATAGGCGGACCTTCTACAGCTATAGCATTAGAGGAGCTTATAAAGGTGGGGGCTGATACTTTTATACGTGTCGGCACTTGCGGCGGCATGAATATGAATGTGCTTCCGGGTGATGTTGTAATAGTAAGCGGTGCTATAAAGGTTGGAGGCACTATGAGAAACTATATACCTAATGAGTTTCCTTGTGTTCCAAATATAGATGTATTAGATGCTATGATTAATGCTTCAAAAAAAATTAATATAAAAACTCATGCGGGTATTGTTCATTGTAAAGATGCTTTTTATGCACAGCATGCTCCTGAGAGTATGGCAGTTGATAAAGAGCTTTTATATAAATGGGAATCATATATAAAGGCTGGATGTTTGGCTTCAGAGATGGAGTCTGCAGCACTTTTTGCAGTTGGTGCTTCTAAGGGAGTGAGGACTGGTGCTTCTATGCTTGTACTTCATAATCAAGAGAGAATAAAAAATGGTATAGATGACCCTAAAAATTATACAGGAGAAGAGGCTATAGATTTAGTTATAGAATCTATTAAAGTTTTAATAGATAATGATAAAAAATAAAGTTGGGCTTTAATTAAAAATTAAGCAATAAATATTTTATAAAGAATAGGAGAAAATATGAAAAAACTTTTGTGTTTATTATTTATTTCTGTAATGATATTATCTTGCGGAAGCGGCGGTAAGGGTTATGAATTAGCTTTGATTACTGATGTTGGTACTATAGATGATAGATCTTTCAATCAGGGAGCTTGGGAAGGCTTGAAAAAATATGCAGAAGAGAAAAAAATTGCTCATAAATATTATCAGCCTGCAGAAAAATCTACAGATGCATATATTAATGCTATAGATTTAGCTGTTGCAGGCAAGGCTCAAGTTATAGTAACACCTGGATTTTTATTTGAGCCTGCTGTATATAAAGCACAAGATACTCATCCTGATGTAAAATTTATACTTTTAGACGGTGCTCCTCAAGATGGTACTTATACAGATTTTAGAATAGAACAAAATGTTTATTCTGTATTTTATGCAGAAGAGCAAGCTGGTTTCTTAGCAGGTTATGCTATAGTAAAAGAGGGTTATACTAACTTAGGTGTTATGGCTGGTATGGCTGTACCTGCTGTTATAAGATTTGGTTATGGTTTTGTACAAGGTGCTGAATATGCAGCTCAGGAATTAGGATTACCTAGCGGAACTATTAAAATGAATTATACTTATGTCGGTAACTTTAATCCTACTCCAGAAAATCAAACTCTTGCTACTTCTTGGTACCAAAGCGGTGTGCAGGTAATATTTGCCCCTGCAGGAGGCGCTGGAAATTCTGCTATGGCTGCTGCTGAACAAAATAATGGTCTTGTTATAGGTGTGGACGTTGATCAAAGTGCAGAATCTCCAACTGTTATTACTTCTGCTGTAAAAATGCTTGGCGGTTCTGTTTATGATGCTATAGATGCTTATTATAATAATAATTTCCCTGGCGGACAATCTGTTGTTCTTGATGCCAAAGTTAATGGTATTGGACTTCCTATGGAAACTTCAAGATTTAAAAACTTTACTAAAGACGATTATGATGTCATATATCAACAATTAGTTGCTGGAAACATCAAACTTCTTAAAGATACTGATGCTGATTCTGTTAATAAACTTCCTCTAAATATTGTTAAAGTTAATTTTATACAATAAAAATAAGTTTTGATTATAAATGGGATACCTTTTGATAGGGTATCCCTTATTTTAGGAGGTAAATATTGTGGAATATGTAGTTGAGATGTTAGGAATTACAAAAAGGTTTAAGGGAATAGTAGCTAATGATAATATTACCATACAATTGAAAAAGGGTGAGATTCATGCTTTGCTTGGTGAAAATGGAGCGGGTAAATCTACACTAATGAGTGTGCTTTTTGGGCTTTACAAACAAGAAGAGGGCATTATTAAAGTCAATGGAAAAGAAGTTAATATTGATAATCCTAATACGGCTAATGCTTTAGGGATTGGTATGGTGCATCAGCATTTTAAGCTTGTTCATAATTTTACTGCTTTAGAAAATATTATGCTTGGGGTGGAAACTGTAAAAAATGGGGTGCTTCAAGTAGATGATGCTAGAAAAAAGGTTATGGAATTAAGTAAGACTTATGGACTTGAAATTTATCCTGATGCTATTATTAGTGATTTAACTGTTGGAATGCAGCAGAGAGTTGAAATATTAAAAATGCTCTATAGAGATAATGAAATACTTATCTTTGATGAGCCTACCGCAGTACTTACTCCTCATGAAATCGAAGAGCTTATGAAGATAATGAAATCTTTAACAAAAGAAGGTAAATCTATACTCTTTATTACTCATAAATTAAATGAAATTAAAGAGGTTGCTGACAGATGTTCTGTGCTTCGTAAAGGAAAATATATTGGCACTATTGATGTGAAGACTACCACAAAAGAAGAGATGTCTGAGATGATGGTTGGAAGGAAGGTTGCTTTGGTAGTAGAAAAAACAGAAGCTAAACCAAAAGATGTTATATTATCGGTTAAGGATTTGAATGTTAAATCTCCGCATAGTGAAAAAAATATAGTAAAGAATGTTTCTTTTGATGTACGTGCGGGTGAGATAGTGTGTATTGCTGGTATTGATGGAAATGGTCAAACTGAGCTTATATATGCTTTAACAGGACTTATGGATATGTCTAGCGGAAGCGTTAGTTTGAATGGAAAGGATATTACTAATTTATCTATAAGAAAAAAGACATTAAGCGGTATAGGGCATATTCCTGAAGATAGGCATAAACATGGACTTGTGCTTGATTATACTCTTGCTGAAAATACTATACTTCAAACTTATTTTACTGATAGATTTCAAAATAAGGGATTTTTAAAATTTAAAGAAATTGAAGATTATGCTAATGGACTTATAAAAAGATTTGATATAAGAAGTGCAGAAGGGGCTAAAACTTTTGCAAGGAGCATGTCTGGAGGAAATCAGCAGAAAGTAATAATAGCAAGAGAGATAGATAGAAACCCTGATTTACTTATAGCTGTTCAGCCTACGAGGGGATTAGATGTTGGAGCTATCGAATATATACATAAAGAATTGATTGCACAGAGAGATAGCGGTAAGGCAGTGCTTCTTGTATCGTTAGAGCTTGATGAGGTTATGAATTTGAGCGACAGAATACTTGTTATATATGAAGGTGAGATTGTGGCTAATGTATTAAATAAAGATATAACCATTAATGAGTTAGGCTTATATATGGCTGGTTCTAAAAGGAGTGCTTGATGAGTAGTAACAATAATTTAAAAGATAAGTTGGCAAATATTTTAGAGAAAGAAGGATTTATAAATGTATTTTCTTCTTTTCTTGCCATTATTATAGGTTTACTTTTAGGGCTTATAATACTTCTTGTAAGCAATGCAGGCGATGCTTTTCCTGCTTTTATGACTATACTTTCAGGCGGTTTCTCAGGCGGTATGAGAGGAATAGGGCAAGTTATATATACAGCAACTCCTTTAATATTAACAGGGCTTTCAGTTGGTTTTGCTTTTAAAAATGGACTTTTTAATATAGGAGCTTCCGGTCAATTTATTATAGGGGCTTATGCTGCAGTGTTGGTTGCAATTAAATGCACGTTTTTTCCTCCTGCAATTCATTGGGTTGTTGCTTTGCTTGCTTCATTTATAGCTGGAGGTTTATGGGCTTATTTGCCTGGACTTCTTAAAGCAAGATTTAATGTTAATGAAGTTATTTCAAGCATAATGATGAATTATATTGGTATGTATCTTGCTAATTATTTAGTTACTTTAACTGTTTATGATATGCTAAAAAATCAATCGCAAAATATTCCTCCTTCAGCTACATTACCTGGAATGGGATTAGATATAATATTTAGAGGTTCTAGTGCAAATGGCGGTTTTTTTGTTGCTGTGATAGTTGTTATTATAGTTTATATAATACTTTCTAAAACTACATTTGGTTTTGAGCTTAAAGCTTGCGGATTAAATAAAGATGCGAGCAGATATGCAGGAATAAATGAAAAAAGAAATATCATACTTTCTATGGTAATTGCCGGTGCTTTAGCTGGACTTGGTGGCGGGCTTCTTTATTTATCTGGTATTGGCAAACATATTGAGGTTGTTGATGTGCTTGCTGAAGAGGGATTTATGGGCATACCTATTGCATTGCTTGGGCTTTCTCACCCTATAGGTGTTTTAATTGCTGGGCTTTTTATTGCTCATATCACAGTGGGCGGATTTTATATGCAGGTTTATGATTTTACACCTGAGATAATAGAGATGATTATTGCTTCTATCATTTATTTTAGTGCTTTTGCTTTGCTTTTCAAATCTATTGTTGGATTTATATCTAAAAAGATAAACAAAAATAGAGAAACAAATGCTAATGATTAAATGCAATTAGTAAAAGATAAATAAAATAAAAAAAGGAGTTTTCAATGGATACAATTTATTTTTTAGTGCAGCAGACTATGTTTTTTTCTATTCCTCTTTTACTTGTTGCTTTGGGGGGAATGTTTTCTGAGAGGAGCGGAGTTGTTAATATTGCTCTTGAGGGTATTATGATAATAGGAGCTTTTGCGGGAATATTTTTTATAAGCAGGCTTGGAGCAAATTTCCCTCCTACTGTTACATTGTTTTTGGCTATGATTATATCAGCTTTAGCAGGAATTATATTTTCACTTTTTCATGCTTATGCTGCTATTAATATGAGTGCCGATCAAGTTATTAGCGGTACGGCGTTAAATATATTTGCACCTGCTTTTGCTATATATGTTACAAGAGCTATTCAAACTGTTCAGCAAATAAGTTTTGTTAATAATTTTAGAATAGAGTCTGTACCTATACTTGGAAGTATTCCTATTATTGGTAATTTACTATTTAAGAATACTTATATAACAACTTATATAGGTTTTGTTATACTTGCCTTATCTTGGTTTATGCTTTATAAAACAAGATTTGGTCTTAGACTTAGAAGCTGCGGAGAACATCCTCAAGCTGCAGATTCTGTGGGTATTAATGTTTATAAGATAAGATATATTGGAGTGGCTATTTCTGGTGCTTTGGGCGGACTTGGAGGATTAGTATTTGTTATACCTACTTCTACAAACTTTAATGCCACTGTTGCTGGATATGGATTTTTAGCTTTGGCTGTATTAATATTCGGTCAATGGAAGCCTATCAAGATACTTTATGCTGCTTTTTTCTTTGGGCTTATGAAAACACTTGCTTCAGCATATTCTGGTATACCTTTGCTTGCTAATTTGCCTATATCAAATAGTATTTATAAAATGATACCTTATATTGCTACTTTAATTGTACTTTCATTTACCTCTAAAACTTCTCAAGCCCCTAAAGCTTCTGGTATACCTTATGATAAGAGTATGCGTTAAAAAAGATGCTTGAATTAGATTGTTTTTATGGTATTATATAAAGCATGCATGATATAAAATTAATAGTTACCGATTTAGACGGAACTCTTCTTAATAATAATAGCGAAATAAGCGATTATAATAGAGATGTTCTTAAACATTGCATTAATAATGGTATAGAACTTGTATTTGCAAGCGGAAGACCTTTTGATGGTCTTAAGAGATATAGTAAATATTTAGATAATAATAATTATTCTATAGTTTGTAATGGTTCTGTTATTACAGACAATGAAGGCAATATTGTATATAATGAAGTTATTAAAGAAAAAGATGTTTTTTATTTAATGGATATTGCTAAAAGTTATGATGTTTATTTGCATGTTTATAATGGCAATCAGTATATAGTTTCTGAAGAAGATATGTATTTCAAAAATTATGCTCAAAAAGAAAATATTACTGATGTTGTTGTAGGATTTGATTCTATTGATAATTATAATTTTAGTAAGATGCTTTTTATTGGAGAGAATAATGTGCTTTCTAATATGGAAACTCATATAAGAGATAATCTTGATGTTCATACTTCATTTTCGCATCCTAATTTTTTAGAGGTTTTAGCTTATGGTATAAATAAAGGAAGTGCTTTGAAATGGTTGTGTGATAAGAAGGGTATTGATAGAAAGAATGTTATTGCTTTTGGAGATAACTATAACGATATAGAGATGATTGAGTTTGCAGGTATTGGAGTTGCTATGGAAAATGCTGAGGATATTTTAAAGCAAAGAGCTGATTATGTTGCTTTATCTAATGAAGATGATGGATTAGGAAAATTTTTGGAGGAAGTTATTTAATTATGAACAATAATATAAAATTAATAGCTACTGATTTAGACGGCACACTTCTTAATGATGCTGCTGAAATAACTGATTATAATAAAACTATTTTAAGGAAACTTATAGATAATGGCATAGAGGTTGTAATTGCTACAGGAAGACCTATATTTTCTATGAACTTTTATTATAAAGAATTAGATAATAATAGTGAATCTATAGTATTTAATGGGGCTATGGTTGTTGATAAAAAATTTAATTGCATTTTTACTAATCCTTTAAAAAAAGATATAGCAGAGAAAATAATAAATCTCTATAAAGAAAAATATATAAATGATACTTCATTAAATATATATTCTATACAAAAATATATAGTTGCTAAAGATAATTTTAAAATTCAAACTCATACAGAAAAAGTTGATAAAAAAAATAAAATAGTTGGATTAGAAAATTTTAATGATAGTATTGAAGCACAAAAGATAATTATACTTGGAGAAAATGATGTACTTTTAGATGTGAAAAAAAATATTGATAAATTATTTACAGTACATACTTCTTTTTCTAATCCAAATTTTTTAGAGATACTTTCAGAAAATGCTAATAAGGCTAATGCTTTGAAGTGGCTATGCAGCAAAAAAGGTATTGATAGAAAGAATGTTATTGCTTTTGGAGATAATTATAATGATGCAGAGATGATTGAGTTTGCAGGTATTGGAGTAGCTATGGGAAATGCAGAAGATGATGTTAAAGAAAATGCTAAATATATAGCAGATACCAATGATAATAATGGAGTAGGCGTTTTTCTAAAAGATTTTTTTAATCTATAGATAATGAAATTAATTTGATATCTGAAACTTCATGCAAAAAATTTGTAAATAAATTAAATAATATAGGGTCTAATTTTATTTTATCAGTTACAAGATTATCTCTCATATTAATTAAAACATCTTTTGAGTTTTCTTTTTTCTTTGAGTTCATAAATAATAATACATCATAAGTATCTAATATCTCTAGTATTTTAGAAGGTACATAGGCTAGTGCCTCTCCATTAATAATATCTTCTGCTTCAAAAGATAGAATATGTTCTTGATCTTTTTCATTTGAGAATTTATTTATTAAACTATTTGAAGAATATCCATAATAATCATGATGAAGTCCTACTAATAAAGAAATATCATCTTTAAATTTTAAAGTTTTCTTTATAAAGTTATAAGCTTTTAATGCATGCTGATCTTGATTATTGTCTGTATCTTTTAAGAAATTACTAATAGGTACTGAATCAAATATTTTAAGTAGTGATATATCATGATATAATGAGCCTATAGCAAAATATATTATTTCTGAATCTGTAAATTTTCTAATACCTAGTTTAAATATATTTTCTAAATGTTCTGTAGATATATCACTGTAAAAATTGCTAGTAACTTTTCTATATATTTCCCTATATTTATTTTTATAATCTAATCTTAATTTGTTTCCTAATCCTTTCACAAATTCTCTGTTATAATAATGCAAAAAATCTATCATCATTAAACAAACTCTATTACTATGTGATAACATATTAATATCTTGTAAATCATTATACGCATTGAAAATATAATTATAAATGTACTCTTTTTCCAAATAATAAACTATACTACTCATTATATGATAAAGATAAATTTCTTTTCCATTAATCTTATTAGTCGTAATAGAAGAGTTTTGTATATTTTTTATATATTTAATAAAATCTGTTCTAATAAGAATGCCTATATCTGTTAATATTTGCTCTATGAATAAAACTATTTCATTGTTAATTTTTTTATTTGATTTGAAAAGTTCTTTTAATCTATTTAGTTTAGTATCTAATAATAAAAATCTTTCATCACTTTTTTCTTTGACAATCTCTCTCAATGTATTTAAATTTCTATTCTTTAAATTATTTGAATAAGGTATACAGTTTAAATAAATATGATAAAAATATTCAGCTTCATTAAATATTTCTTTTTCAAATATTTCTTTTTCATCTAATAATACGTTAGTGTAAAATTTTGAGTTTTTTAATAAAGCATTATTATTTTTTATTTCATCTATAAATATATCGATAGCCTTGCCTTTGAAATAAGTAACTATTCCATTCATGTTTTCGCATTTTATAGTTACATCATCATTATATATTTTTGTCTTTGATCTTATTATGGTTTCAAATTCTATTTCATAGTATTTATCCATAATTTATTCCATCATATTTAAGATTTTTTCTACAGGAAGCTAATAAAGTCTATAATAATCTTCAGCATAAACTATATAGCCACAATCTTTTTTATATTATGGTA contains:
- a CDS encoding Cof-type HAD-IIB family hydrolase encodes the protein MHDIKLIVTDLDGTLLNNNSEISDYNRDVLKHCINNGIELVFASGRPFDGLKRYSKYLDNNNYSIVCNGSVITDNEGNIVYNEVIKEKDVFYLMDIAKSYDVYLHVYNGNQYIVSEEDMYFKNYAQKENITDVVVGFDSIDNYNFSKMLFIGENNVLSNMETHIRDNLDVHTSFSHPNFLEVLAYGINKGSALKWLCDKKGIDRKNVIAFGDNYNDIEMIEFAGIGVAMENAEDILKQRADYVALSNEDDGLGKFLEEVI
- a CDS encoding Cof-type HAD-IIB family hydrolase, whose protein sequence is MNNNIKLIATDLDGTLLNDAAEITDYNKTILRKLIDNGIEVVIATGRPIFSMNFYYKELDNNSESIVFNGAMVVDKKFNCIFTNPLKKDIAEKIINLYKEKYINDTSLNIYSIQKYIVAKDNFKIQTHTEKVDKKNKIVGLENFNDSIEAQKIIILGENDVLLDVKKNIDKLFTVHTSFSNPNFLEILSENANKANALKWLCSKKGIDRKNVIAFGDNYNDAEMIEFAGIGVAMGNAEDDVKENAKYIADTNDNNGVGVFLKDFFNL
- a CDS encoding phosphohydrolase, which gives rise to MDKYYEIEFETIIRSKTKIYNDDVTIKCENMNGIVTYFKGKAIDIFIDEIKNNNALLKNSKFYTNVLLDEKEIFEKEIFNEAEYFYHIYLNCIPYSNNLKNRNLNTLREIVKEKSDERFLLLDTKLNRLKELFKSNKKINNEIVLFIEQILTDIGILIRTDFIKYIKNIQNSSITTNKINGKEIYLYHIMSSIVYYLEKEYIYNYIFNAYNDLQDINMLSHSNRVCLMMIDFLHYYNREFVKGLGNKLRLDYKNKYREIYRKVTSNFYSDISTEHLENIFKLGIRKFTDSEIIYFAIGSLYHDISLLKIFDSVPISNFLKDTDNNQDQHALKAYNFIKKTLKFKDDISLLVGLHHDYYGYSSNSLINKFSNEKDQEHILSFEAEDIINGEALAYVPSKILEILDTYDVLLFMNSKKKENSKDVLINMRDNLVTDKIKLDPILFNLFTNFLHEVSDIKLISLSID